The Theileria annulata chromosome 2, complete sequence, *** SEQUENCING IN PROGRESS *** genomic sequence AAAGattaatcattttaaaaaaatgtCGGAGGTACTCAAGAAGCACATGAGTGAACCAGAATATCTGAAATTGTACAGCCACCTAGAAAATGTATCACTAACGTTTTTGTCAAGATCAAATAGGACAGAGTTCAAAAGTTTAGAAAAACAAGTGATACTGTGGAGTCATTGCGTAGGATTTTTCTACGGGTACGCGTTTCCTTTGTTCACTTTCATACAAGAGTTCTTTACTAAATGGGATATGATGTGGAATATTGAGCATGAAAACTATATTAGAGTGGTTAGGCCAAGACTTAATAAAATGTCACACTTATCCAAATATTCACTCACACTTCTTGATGTGCTAACGACCAGTGATAAAACAGTGAGATCAATAGGTATGACCAGAACGTCTTCTTGGGTTGGTGTAATGGAGGAGCTCAAATGGGCCGTAAAACTTGATGAAACTGAGAAGGGGGTGAGCGACTTGCCCCTCGCAACAAGTATGGGAGAGAAACTAGAACGATTTTTGAAGGCATGGTTGCACAGACAAACATACGTAGGAAGCTGGATTACTAAGAAAACCAATGTGTTTGATTGGGCAGGCTTCACTTCACAGTATGAAAATATAGAGAAATGGATTGAGCAAGTTTCACCTTACTTGATGCTTGGGTCTGAGTACGTCAACATCCAGCTTAATGAATTAAACCAAGAGGTGAAATCAtaagaatttattaaatcagataatctgattttaaaattatttacacattagaTAGATTATTTGTATGTAATATAAGTGGTTCGGGGTCAAAAGACTAGAAACATGTGTAAAagaaaatatgtaaattgggaaatttttagaaaaaacaaacaagttaataaatttctaaatataaaaaatacatgTGTATATGAGTTAATAAAAGAGATTGGAAAAAGGATGAGAAAAGGCAAAATTATGTATAGTGCGAACAAGATTTGTGGGAATCtgttttataatatattttaaagatGAGATCTCGGAAAACATGATTCCCTACTTTATGATGATTTGATATGTCGTCATTCGACTATAAATACAGGTTAACACCTGGTGCCATCAAGGAGGCGGTGCTTTCCACCTTTCAGTCAGATATTTCAGATTCCTCACCCAAAAATTCAAGCGAATCCCTATCACCGACAAGTTCACAAAACGAAACAATAGTTTTCAGAGAAAAATGCCAATATTGCATAATTTCTAGGTCAATTTTAGGGGTTTTAACTCTGACAAGGGAGTCCCTGACCTTTGAGCCAGACATTAGAGATGTAAACGTAGACGAACACGGTCAAGgatattatcaaattcatgTAGATATGGAGAATATTCTGGAGTGTGGCTGTATTGGTGGACCATCGCAAGAGCTGCTAGGATTGGAGGATATGCGATGTAACGGCTTCTTACAAGTAGTACTTAGGCAGTTTTCAGATAGTTTCGACCTGTTGTACCAGTCTAGCGGCTCAAGTTTCGAATCTGCATATCAAGAACCAATACAGGAAAGGAGTAAAAAGTCGATGggatttaatttttcaaaaatagGTTCAGCCATATTTTCGGTTTTACCAGGCACCAAAGGAAGGAACAGCAAGCTTTTCAAAAGGAGCCACTCACATGTCTCGATTCTATTTGGCTTTTTTAATAAGGAATTGGCTTATATGTGCACAAACAAACTCATGGCACTTTTGGATATGTGCAACAATTCGACACCATCCTCAGACCGATCTAGAATCATTCGGATCCCATTTTCAAGTAATAGCTTAATAGAAAGTTGGAATAATCTAACGGATACAGCTGAGGAATTGGACGAACCAAACGACAAATACGTAAATTTTGAACACTTCAGTGCCGTTGGAAACCGAAGCAAAATTCTCACATTTGATATGGTTAAGAACCTAAACTCATACCTTCCGGCAAGCATTGCAATTAGGGAGTGGATTCTAAGCTTCGAAACTGTACACGACGGAATTAGCTACCACACATTCTACAAGAATCTCGAAAATAAGGATAACtgtataatagtaatagAAGATTCAAAAGGTGGAGTTTTTGGCGCCTTCACACCCCAAATCAGGTATAACCTCAGGTTTTATGGTTCAGGAGAAACTTTCGTGTTTAAATTTCAAAAGGGGAACCTAAAAGTTTTTAAATCTCAAGGCAAAAATAGgtgttttatttattcaagtGATCACTCAGTGATCATTGGAGGAGGAAATAACCCGGCCATTACCATCGGTCGCGCTTTCAAGGTCGGAACAACAGCCCACAGCGAAACATTTGATAATGAACCCCTTTCAGAGGATTACCATTTTGAAATCAAACACATGGAAGTTTGGACTTTCGGAGGCTTCCTTACATcgtaaaattttaatctcAATTCaacttattttttatttagtttttgAGTAAATTATAGTGTGTCGTTCAAGTTTGATTCTATGGTGATTCATTGTGTATATTCtagttaattaaatttataaatgtataCACATACATTAGTTAACCAGAAGAATACTTTggttaaatttacaaaatcttccaaattaaatgaaaatcATGAGAATCACGCCGGAAATGAAGATGTGTCGTTAGATTCCGAGGAATGGGACTCGAGTTGTAGTTTTAACTTAAATTCCAAAGATTTACATGAATGTTTGTCAAGTTTAAACTCAAAAGTTGAGAAGAGTTTGgaatatttgttaaaatatgGAAGAAACAAACAATTTTCAAGTGaagttaattatttcatcaaGCTATTGAaagattttttaaaaaatagtaaaattgaagaaaaatCCAGAAATTTGCTGGAAATTTCACTCTTAATTCTGATATTTCTCAAAGATGGTGATAAAGGTGGAAATGAAGTTGATTTTAGTAGGCTCAGGTGTACTCAGGAGTTTGAGCATAAATTTGATCTATGCCCAGAAGTAGTCAACGCCCTGGTAAACCAAAGATTTCTGTTTGAAAATGTTGCTGATGAGTCACTGAACTTTTTAGTTAACATTTGTCTGTGGGCAATTGAAACCTCAAAAGCCCCAAACGTGGTTCAACTGTGCTACGAGATTTTGGTTCTTTCAATTAAATTGGGACATAGAAGTAAGCTTATTCTCCCGTACATTGAGAATGTTTTGTCTAGCTCATTTGTTATATGTAGTACTTCATATAGTGAGGCCCAGTACCAGAAGATATACTGGAGTATTCGAATACTCCAAGCGGCGTTGGCaagaaatattataaattcaaaatgCTTTGAACGAGTTTTAGAGTTTGGATTAAACTCGACGAAACTTCAGAACAAGtcaatatatattttaaacgAAGCAGCGTGTTTGCTGGCACAATTGTGGCTAATCGAACCCTTTGAGTTTGATTTACTTTGTGAAGATAAACTCAAGCTGATGGTATTGAGTAAGTTATTGGCTGTTGGAGATGAATCTTTTTTGCAGTTTTTTAGTATGGATTATTTAGTCAAGTTGGCTGTGGCTGGGCCAATTGATCTCCGGAAACTTGCAATAAATTGCCTGAACCTTAGAGCTGACACTCGACAAGATGAAATATTCAATTCCAAAATTGATCACCTGacatataaaaataattttaaacattaCAAGTCACTTTTGCCTAGAATTGACCTTGGGATCTTGACAGTAAAGGCTAAGTTCCTGCCAAATTTAAAAGGTTCCATCTCATATCTCCATAGCCTACATAACcttctaaataatattttttacctTAGGAGGCcaagaaaaattataatctaTGAAAACGGACATGGGATTATAAAGCCCGAAAAAACtgaatatacaaaatttatagtCCAGGTGAATAATGTAATGAGTGGTAAAATGAGTAAAGGAAGATTTATGGAATGGTTAAAGTggattaaaataaatttaaagagAAATTACTACTCAATTTTCCAGGTGGTAAATGCTATAATAGCCACAAGATCAGTGATGTATAGTCTAAATTCAATGGGAATCAAGGTCCAACACACTGATGATTTGTCGATTTATTTTCTGCTTAGACTTGACGGTACATATAGGAGTATATGTAGAGACTATATTGGCTGTCTTACAATTTCAAGTAATCATATtgatttttcatttattacatACATCATTGAGACAATTCACAAGTCACTACACGCTAGAATTATCTCTAGGATAGTAGTTAAAACGTTGCTTATTGGAGTTTGTGAATACTTGGAAATCCTGCTCAAGTGTAATGTGAGGGATATATACGGAATAAATTACCCTAGAATCAATGAAATGTGTAGTGAGATTCTAGTTTTATTTGAGGAGTTGGTCAAGAGCAGAGTTTCTAGAGCTGATTTCGGACTTTTATCACACGTGGTTTCAGTCTTGAAACTAGTGTACGAATATGATGAAAGCACTTTTAAAAGAGTTGTGAGTTTGTTTTTAAGaataattagaatttatGAAGAGCGAGATTTGAGTCTAGATGCCAAATATAGGGAGAGGATAGATGGATGTAAAAAGGATTTGAAGAGTTCAATTATTGACTTGTACCTTGCTTTAAGTACTGGGAAACTCCCATTTAAAATACATGAAAGAGCTATTTTGGAACTTGACAAGTGCCAGAATGTTGTAAATTTGTGTGTTGGCTTGATGAACTCGGTGTCTCTTTATAGTAATAAGGAGTTGATACAGACTCTGGCATTTCAATTATCTCTGCTACAGGTGCAGGATTTCGATTCTAAGTCCATGAAAACCTTGAAGAAGTTGGCCAATGTAGTATTTATGAAGCTTAATAGAGATAATTGTACCATAGTGACTTATTACAAGGGTAGAAATATGTTCGAATTTAAAAGttataaattcaaaattatacGAGATTCCATAAACAAATGTATATCTCAGCTTATAAACTTACACCTTCAAAGTGTTTCACAGGTTTATGAGATTAAACTGTTTAACCCCGACTACACAGTTTGTTCTGATGTAATAGAGCCCTTTACCCACGATTGCCCAGGggaataatattttaaccatttaatttattttaaacaatttaattagtttatgATTTTGACTAGGTTTAGATTAGTTGGTGTTTCAAGTGATGTGTTATCCTCAGTGCCGTGGGCCGGGACCTCGAGACTGGTTAGTATCATGGACCAGGTGGTACAAAGGGGTCCAAATGACCAGAAAACATGGAATATATTGACTAGAAGAGCTGATTTGATTATGGATAGCTTTAGTAGTAATAATTTGTCAAGAATGGTGGTTCTTCTGACAAAAAGCCCATTATCAGACGTAAATTTCAAGGAAAAGTTGAAGAAACAGTCATTAAAAATGGTTCAAGAGTCTGATTTACTCTCCTGCTGTGGTAACTTATTACTCGATTACTAGTTTACACATCTTAACTATATGTGTGTATTGATTATGTTGATTTTTAGGATTCTTGTTTGGATTTAGTAAAATGGGAGTTTCTGACTTGGAAATCGCACTGAAATTCAGAGAAAAGATAATTGAACAGCTTTCCTCAGCTAAAAATTCATATCCACTCGCATTAGTACctttatacatttaattataatattcatttcATTAATTCTACTCGGAAACTCTATTGATTGTTTAGATATTAAGTGTTTATTGTAAGAATAAGGATGAGAAGATGGTAAAATTGCTTTTAAAGGAGCTGGTTGGACATATGGAAACAATGACTCCAAAGTCATTTTCAATGGTTATTACGGACGTTTTGTCTAATTTCAACTCTGAAGAGATATTTTCAGGCCTAGATCCTTTCATAATTCAGTCCTTAAAGTGTATGAAGGACATGGATTTGAGGTCTTTATTACAGCTTTACAGTGTCTTCTGTACCACAAACCATCCCCTAAAGGGGgaatatttacaaaatttgtCCAGAAATATTAGTCCACTAGTTAATCACGTTTGTTAACTTgacaatttaataattttaggcAACATTGCACCAACTTTCTGTGATTTTAAGGGGATACTCAAAGTCTCTGGTTGATACTGAGCTTCTACAGCTGACTTTAGCTTCTTTGAAATCAAAATATAGTTCCGGCGAGTTACAGGAATTACTATTCATTCTTTCTCACCTCTTAAAGCTTAATTTGACAGGTAATTCCCCAATCTAATAAATCTGTAGACTTAGGGTTGACAAGTGATTTAGTATCTAgaattgtaaattttaacaattttaattcgTTGCAGTTCTCTAATGTTAGTTTTACACTAATTAGTTGATTTAGTTTGTGTATTTGTGCGGTAAATTCGGGCTTGAGATTTCTGACGAATTTCTAAAGGAGAATTTTCAGAGGcttaaaaatgattttagtGTTCGGGATTTGGCTTTATTTAGCTATGGAATTGTTAAAATGGGCTCATTGGACCTATTTCCAGAACTTGTGAACATGGTAAATGATGCCCTAAAAACACCGGAAAACCTCAACACTCAGTCATATCACATCCTAACAAATGTATTATGTAATAACTAGTGAATATATTCCatagtatattattgttttaaatttgtactGAGTGAATTGAAATATTTCTCTTCATTTTCATAGTCACTGAGCTATACGTTGtgaaaaatgttaaaactAACGGGTTTCGATAATAACAAGTACCTATAGCCTGCGATATTATCACTTAAAGGACTCAAATCATTTTCAAGTTCCCAAATACTACAAGAATAATTCAATTGTATAGAAAAGTTACGTAATGGATGAAATGTTGGCAGTTTTAATGAGATATGTAGACTCGGTAGAAGTGTTTTTTGAGAAATTTGATTCTTTATGTCTATTATCCTTAGTTACAACACTCATATTGTACCCAAAATCCTCAAGAGCTAATCTGCTTCCACGCATTTGACGACCTCTAAATAATACATAATACTTGTCTTTCAGAAGCTTATCCACTCCTCTAATAGGATAATACACATCTTTTATAAGTTTTTCAGTCACTTTCACTGAGAAATTCACATTGTTAGTGCAAGATCCACAAATTTCCTTTATGTCAAATCCacctaaaaatatttcCATAATGAATGTGTACCTGGAATAGAGTTGGAATCTGTTGAATCTGTTGAATCTgaagaatttgaagaatcTGTTGTACATGATGTAGTTGAGGAATCAGAAGAATCCTGTGATAATGTCCTTATTTTCTCTTTAAATCTTTTCCTAAACTCGGTAGGACCATTATACTTTATTAAACATGGAAGAATGTTAACTTCGACATCCATTTccaattaaatataaaaatccAACAATTTTCTAGtaatcataaattaaaatattataattacagagttaaaatattataattatataattaaaatattaattattaatgtacagaaaatataaattacaataaaaatattaatagtgTGTGTGgaatcattaaatattttatcaacTAAATATCTTATCaactatatatttaatgttaaatattttattaatttaat encodes the following:
- a CDS encoding uncharacterized protein (chr2.C.cand.193 - TLDc domain in TBC and LysM domain containing proteins) gives rise to the protein MSSFDYKYRLTPGAIKEAVLSTFQSDISDSSPKNSSESLSPTSSQNETIVFREKCQYCIISRSILGVLTLTRESLTFEPDIRDVNVDEHGQGYYQIHVDMENILECGCIGGPSQELLGLEDMRCNGFLQVVLRQFSDSFDLLYQSSGSSFESAYQEPIQERSKKSMGFNFSKIGSAIFSVLPGTKGRNSKLFKRSHSHVSILFGFFNKELAYMCTNKLMALLDMCNNSTPSSDRSRIIRIPFSSNSLIESWNNLTDTAEELDEPNDKYVNFEHFSAVGNRSKILTFDMVKNLNSYLPASIAIREWILSFETVHDGISYHTFYKNLENKDNCIIVIEDSKGGVFGAFTPQIRYNLRFYGSGETFVFKFQKGNLKVFKSQGKNRCFIYSSDHSVIIGGGNNPAITIGRAFKVGTTAHSETFDNEPLSEDYHFEIKHMEVWTFGGFLTS
- a CDS encoding uncharacterized protein (all_bases.C.cand.423 - hypothetical protein), which gives rise to MDVEVNILPCLIKYNGPTEFRKRFKEKIRTLSQDSSDSSTTSCTTDSSNSSDSTDSTDSNSIPGGFDIKEICGSCTNNVNFSVKVTEKLIKDVYYPIRGVDKLLKDKYYVLFRGRQMRGSRLALEDFGYNMSVVTKDNRHKESNFSKNTSTESTYLIKTANISSIT